The genome window GTAGAGCAGAttgtgatgatgatgatgttggACCTGTTCTTTTGGCTATGCTCTTTTCTAAGTCTGCATCAACTAGCATAAGTATATATAACACCAATTGCTGCATAGTTCCCAagtttttgtttggttttctCCTACTAGGATATAGTTATATATAGTCACTAGTGGCCATAATTCTTTGGATCATAGTTTTCAATATGGCACAATTGCCTCCAAAAGCACCAAATATGGCACCAAATTGGCCTGACTTTTCTCACCAAAAAATTCACACGCTGGATAACTTAGGAGGAGCAAATGCTGCTACTAACCATAACCCTTTGTGGGTTGATGAATTTCTCGACTTCTCGTCGGCAAAACGGGGTTTTCACCGGCGATCTATAAGCGACTCGATTGCGTTTCTTGAAGTCCCAATGGTGGAAGAGTGCAGAAGATCAACAATTATTCCTGGCTCTGGGGCTGCTAGTGAATTTGAGAAGTTTGATGATGAGCAGCTCATGTCTATGTTTACTGATGATATTCCAACTTCTATTGACCCCAAAATGTCCTGCTCGAATCCCTCGTCGCCTTCTGATCATAACAGCATTAATGAAGATAAGCTGAATCCTTCTGATCTGCAGCTGCAGCAGCTAAAGAGTGAGCCTGAGGAAGTGCAAAGCTCATGTAAATCTGATGGACAGTTGGCTGCTAATAATGAAACTATGGACAATTCCAGTGACAAAATTGTTGATCCAAAACGGATCAAAAGGTAAGAAAAAGCACCTTCACGCTTTTCCAATAATAATACTCATGAATTACACACATATTCTTGCATGAAGAACCCG of Coffea arabica cultivar ET-39 chromosome 5c, Coffea Arabica ET-39 HiFi, whole genome shotgun sequence contains these proteins:
- the LOC113689000 gene encoding basic leucine zipper 34, with product MAQLPPKAPNMAPNWPDFSHQKIHTLDNLGGANAATNHNPLWVDEFLDFSSAKRGFHRRSISDSIAFLEVPMVEECRRSTIIPGSGAASEFEKFDDEQLMSMFTDDIPTSIDPKMSCSNPSSPSDHNSINEDKLNPSDLQLQQLKSEPEEVQSSCKSDGQLAANNETMDNSSDKIVDPKRIKRILANRQSAQRSRVRKLQYISELERSVTSLQAEVSVLSPRVAFLDHQRLVLNVDNSVLKQRIAALAQDKIFKDAHQEALKREIERLRQVFYQQNLKKMENATPPEPKRQPATAGNASAEKEQLVN